A region of the Hydra vulgaris chromosome 12, alternate assembly HydraT2T_AEP genome:
ATAGCAGCATTAATACTATCAATGTTAATGTTAGTCATATCGTAAAGCTCAATGTCAACAAATTctgcatttgttttttttaactcgtGTCCATCTTTGAAATAAGAAGAAACAAGAGTAGTTGTATCATCTTTGTACTTGAttctaaattttagtaaatatgaATCAAGTATATCGTCTATTGTTTCATTACTTAATTCAACCAAGTAATCCTTAGTTAGATCTATGGCTGGTTTTACCTCGTGCATCATCAAcgtttttttttcgaaaaccaATGATAACGGGCTCAATTTCTCTAAGACGTCTAAGTAACCGCAAAACATGCATAACAGTCGGTAGTCATGCAAACGTTTGGAGATTCCGAAAAGTTTAGCGCGCATTTCTGCTGTGGTATTGCGATTGACAAGTGCGTTGTCAAAGCCTACAATAATTGCAGGCCAGTTATGTACCAATCTTGTCAATCCTCGTCTTCTGTGACTAACAAAGCGCGTTCCTGATATTTTGGGCAAGgtgtaatatgtaatatttagtGCCTCTGCTGCTTTTTtaacttcactttttaattttccagAATTGCGAAATAAATGGAATATGGTAGTATAAAATTGATCACAATCTctatattgaacaatatttctTGCACTATCTTTAATTGCCAGTTCCAAACGGTGGTTCACGCAGTGCATTTTAACTAGCCATGTTCTGTTGTTTTTCATTTGAGTTAAGACCCCATTATACATGCCTAAGTTAACGCTAGCTCCGTCAGAAGTAGCGCtgacaagtttatttttatatgcatcTGCAGTTAAAGGAATATTTCCTGATTCATTAAAAATGCTGTCAATACCCTTTTTAATGGTATTAGCGTTCACACCACCCAAACTGTTCATCTCTAGTAAAGATACTACGAGATAAGCAGGTATGCCATCTCGTTCAACACGAACAAGAACCAACTCTTTCTCATCCTTTGTTTTTCGTGCTTGAGAGCCATCAGAAAGTATGGAGAAAAAGTTTTTCTCTttaacaattttagcaattttttctttaatggcATTAGCGATGCAGGAGATAAATTGACGtgctaaatataaatgaaaatttatttgatctttgttaatttcttaaataatatcaaattaatttaaaaaatgaattaccTGCTCGATTGTGGTCTTTTCCTTCTACAAGTTGCACACCATTAAGTCTTTGGCATTTGATAAGTACTTCAAAATGACTATGGGGCATGCTTGGTTTTAAAGCCATTTCGTATGCTGTTTTTATCATCTTAAAATACGCTTCACGAATGTTTTGCTTATTATATAAAGAGTTCTGGTTATCTGGATTTATAATGTG
Encoded here:
- the LOC136088261 gene encoding zinc finger protein 862-like, translated to MSSPSSLNLSLTNTCGFGSNFPSVESNLLQSSPDLLALCETNLSSDVLSCDLCVDGYLPLIFKDSNSHMPSLVLKMASAAKIIKFNKPISKSLKTFLLWGKEEFIGYTEENGLVIKIWCKVCARNKFAILSDRSVRGVMVGSLKAFIEGTSVVTKHQVDRHLEGHIHKLALEIDKRNPTEETGIGHIINPDNQNSLYNKQNIREAYFKMIKTAYEMALKPSMPHSHFEVLIKCQRLNGVQLVEGKDHNRAARQFISCIANAIKEKIAKIVKEKNFFSILSDGSQARKTKDEKELVLVRVERDGIPAYLVVSLLEMNSLGGVNANTIKKGIDSIFNESGNIPLTADAYKNKLVSATSDGASVNLGMYNGVLTQMKNNRTWLVKMHCVNHRLELAIKDSARNIVQYRDCDQFYTTIFHLFRNSGKLKSEVKKAAEALNITYYTLPKISGTRFVSHRRRGLTRLVHNWPAIIVGFDNALVNRNTTAEMRAKLFGISKRLHDYRLLCMFCGYLDVLEKLSPLSLVFEKKTLMMHEVKPAIDLTKDYLVELSNETIDDILDSYLLKFRIKYKDDTTTLVSSYFKDGHELKKTNAEFVDIELYDMTNINIDSINAAIEVRKTAVNIIKPLIDDRFSSLSNTVFESMSWLDPQFWTADNMYGDASISLLIREFKIPLEYAGLKVEMVLSEWNAFKLLINTEYKGVTTALLWKKIFVYYRKTFPNLLLLVELIMCISCSNSSVERIFSILTLILSDRRLKMSNQTMEDAILIAGNDPNFTVED